One window from the genome of Pedobacter schmidteae encodes:
- a CDS encoding Rrf2 family transcriptional regulator, with protein sequence MLSKKTKYAIKALVALGKNRENPPMQIVRLAEQEMIPRKFLEQILLDMRNAGYLYSKKGAGGGYSLNKDPNDIYLADILRITDGPIAMVPCASLKFYRKCDECHDEVTCGIRKTFIDVRDATLKVLAQTSIADVIARESDETLMK encoded by the coding sequence ATGCTGTCAAAGAAAACGAAATATGCAATAAAGGCACTGGTTGCTCTTGGCAAGAATAGAGAAAATCCTCCTATGCAAATAGTGAGGCTGGCAGAGCAGGAAATGATACCCCGGAAATTTCTGGAGCAGATTCTGCTGGATATGCGAAACGCAGGCTATTTATATAGTAAGAAGGGTGCAGGAGGTGGATATAGCCTGAATAAGGATCCGAATGATATTTATCTGGCCGATATACTGCGTATAACTGATGGCCCTATAGCTATGGTGCCCTGCGCCAGTTTGAAGTTTTACCGTAAATGTGACGAATGCCACGATGAAGTTACCTGCGGCATCAGGAAAACATTTATTGATGTAAGAGATGCCACTTTAAAGGTACTTGCACAGACTTCCATTGCTGATGTAATTGCCAGAGAAAGTGACGAAACGCTGATGAAGTAA
- a CDS encoding ATP-binding protein, translated as MRHVTQNFFLKAIKGKIIIALLLGCFALFMAWGVSKVAFKEMLTTVENITAPSEKLRVVNAISRKIGNLDQRQKKQAFNDPGNYNELFKESRQLRLVLDTLAGLYTDDSVQLNRILTIKKLLRERDKQFINYLKVRERLVNNRSFSAQVKNLSAIVARGSEQADSTIVATEQKTSTTTIYPTEERPRGFFSKIFGKKRTNEEDNGVKIVNEEKVKRDTIALSAEARMTKNLEASLKVIEKEQRIKNESFLNREAILTDANNLLVSQMLDVLRKVESEVVAQIELNGIQAKNVVNTGISTISIIMLVFFFLTILLLYFILTDITRSNKYRAQLEQAKDEAEYHGMAKQRFLSNMSHEIRTPLQSIIGYSEIIRKQAHPQRKDVEAIYHSSEHLLQIVNEVLDYNRIISGKFTFQEKAFDMVGQLNEVVSVMRAQAENKMLSLCTEFDLEGLAYVAGDPFRLKQILYNLLGNAIKFTPRGEVVLAVFYKRQGDLLHFTFMVKDTGIGLTEAESKRIFNEFEQVSPVDNEEVNKAGAGLGLPIIKSLIEQQGGRVYVKSKKGEGSIFTVYLTFTAVAKPLAENTAFTPQQYTGKIWLVDDDQLILDLCEVIFQSRGIEARLFNSPLQLLEAEWDDGVKYVLMDMRMPEMDGLKLCKLLRARLGDKVNIYAITAQVLPDERELLLNNGFDGILMKPFKEEELLAVFKPGAGIQMPGFENQETIELDLSNLKKMTFYDEEQLQRVLVRFSEDSLNDSREIQEAMDNDDQPTLRLITHRMAGRIAQLGAGKLAARFRSMEMELAAEGLGPDKKQTMQGLLSQLLLLLAQLKQQV; from the coding sequence ATGAGGCATGTAACCCAGAATTTCTTTTTAAAAGCCATCAAAGGGAAAATCATTATCGCTTTGCTTTTAGGGTGTTTTGCCCTATTTATGGCCTGGGGGGTAAGTAAAGTTGCCTTTAAAGAGATGCTGACTACAGTAGAAAACATCACCGCACCCAGCGAGAAACTGCGGGTGGTGAATGCCATCTCCCGAAAAATCGGCAATCTCGACCAGCGGCAGAAAAAGCAGGCATTTAACGATCCGGGAAACTACAACGAGCTGTTTAAAGAGTCGAGGCAACTGCGTTTGGTCCTGGATACCCTGGCGGGATTGTATACCGATGATTCGGTTCAGCTAAACCGGATTTTGACCATTAAAAAGCTGTTAAGGGAAAGGGATAAGCAGTTTATCAATTATCTTAAAGTAAGAGAGCGCCTGGTTAATAACCGATCATTTTCGGCGCAGGTAAAAAACCTGTCGGCTATAGTGGCCAGAGGCTCGGAGCAGGCCGACAGTACCATTGTTGCCACCGAACAAAAAACTTCTACCACTACCATTTATCCAACCGAAGAGCGGCCAAGAGGTTTTTTTAGCAAGATTTTTGGGAAAAAAAGAACCAATGAGGAAGATAACGGGGTTAAAATTGTAAACGAAGAGAAGGTAAAAAGGGATACCATTGCCCTATCGGCCGAAGCCCGGATGACCAAAAACCTGGAAGCATCGTTAAAGGTGATTGAAAAAGAGCAGCGGATAAAAAATGAAAGCTTCCTGAACCGCGAAGCTATTTTAACCGATGCAAATAACCTGCTGGTGAGCCAGATGCTGGATGTTTTAAGAAAGGTAGAAAGCGAGGTGGTGGCACAAATTGAACTCAATGGCATCCAGGCCAAAAATGTGGTGAACACGGGTATCAGTACCATCAGCATCATTATGCTGGTATTTTTCTTTTTAACCATACTGCTGCTCTATTTTATTTTAACAGATATTACGCGCAGCAATAAGTACCGGGCCCAACTGGAGCAGGCCAAAGATGAAGCCGAATATCATGGCATGGCCAAACAGCGGTTTCTATCCAATATGAGCCACGAGATCAGAACGCCCTTACAGTCTATCATTGGTTATTCTGAAATCATCCGAAAGCAGGCACATCCGCAACGTAAAGATGTGGAGGCCATATACCATTCGTCAGAGCATTTGCTACAGATTGTGAATGAAGTGCTGGACTATAACCGAATCATTTCGGGTAAGTTTACCTTCCAGGAAAAAGCATTCGATATGGTCGGGCAGTTGAACGAGGTGGTGTCGGTAATGCGCGCCCAGGCCGAAAATAAAATGCTCAGTTTGTGTACAGAATTTGATTTGGAGGGACTGGCCTATGTAGCAGGTGACCCTTTCCGGCTGAAGCAGATTTTATACAATTTATTGGGCAATGCTATAAAGTTCACCCCCAGAGGAGAAGTGGTGCTTGCTGTTTTTTACAAACGCCAGGGCGATTTGTTGCACTTTACTTTTATGGTGAAAGATACGGGTATTGGACTTACGGAAGCCGAAAGCAAACGTATATTTAACGAGTTTGAACAAGTCAGTCCGGTAGACAACGAGGAAGTGAACAAAGCGGGCGCCGGATTGGGCCTGCCTATTATCAAATCGTTGATTGAGCAGCAGGGCGGACGGGTATACGTGAAGAGTAAAAAAGGGGAGGGGAGTATTTTTACGGTTTATCTGACTTTTACCGCTGTTGCCAAGCCGCTGGCCGAAAATACGGCATTTACTCCTCAGCAATACACCGGAAAAATCTGGCTGGTTGACGACGATCAGTTGATCCTGGACCTGTGCGAAGTCATTTTTCAGTCGCGCGGAATTGAAGCCCGACTTTTTAACTCGCCGCTTCAACTGCTGGAGGCAGAATGGGACGATGGTGTTAAATATGTGCTGATGGATATGCGGATGCCTGAAATGGACGGTTTGAAACTTTGCAAACTGCTTCGGGCACGCCTGGGCGATAAAGTAAATATTTACGCCATTACGGCGCAGGTTTTGCCAGATGAACGCGAATTGCTATTAAATAATGGTTTCGATGGGATTCTGATGAAACCCTTTAAAGAGGAAGAACTTTTGGCCGTGTTTAAACCCGGGGCCGGCATACAGATGCCTGGTTTTGAAAACCAGGAAACCATTGAATTGGATCTGAGTAACCTGAAAAAAATGACCTTTTATGATGAGGAACAATTGCAACGTGTGCTGGTCAGGTTCAGCGAAGACAGCTTAAATGATAGCCGGGAAATACAGGAAGCGATGGACAATGATGACCAACCTACGCTCCGGTTGATTACCCACAGGATGGCAGGACGGATTGCACAGCTGGGCGCCGGAAAGCTGGCTGCTAGATTCCGAAGTATGGAAATGGAATTGGCTGCCGAAGGGCTTGGCCCCGACAAAAAGCAGACAATGCAAGGCTTATTGTCACAACTGCTGTTGCTTTTGGCTCAGCTAAAGCAACAGGTATAG
- a CDS encoding patatin-like phospholipase family protein produces the protein MKKILSIDGGGIRGIIPGMILVALEDKLKRESKNPDAAIVDYFDFFAGTSTGGILTCLLLCPSEEDHTRPRFSARAALDLYLEHGREIFKMSFFKRVRAKFGLAGERYNSAIFEGVLKTYFGDTRLSELIKPCIISAYNIELRKTHFFRQQNAIARGEIRDFYLRDVCRATSAAPTYFSVAEIHSLANVRYPLLDGGVFATNPALSGLIEVTKAFNQTRINDIFLASLGTGRSRRSYDYDHFKKSSAMAIVPAILDIMMSGVAETSDFFLQQLFNSAGRSENYIRIEPNSLESIQEGLGAASPSNIEKLVALGDRTISENEAHLTKLVRLLIEEQKHSSNKKTWDFLKAVRSLGSL, from the coding sequence ATGAAGAAGATCCTTTCTATTGACGGTGGAGGAATAAGAGGCATTATTCCGGGAATGATTCTGGTCGCTCTTGAAGATAAGCTGAAACGGGAAAGTAAAAACCCTGACGCGGCAATAGTAGATTATTTCGATTTTTTTGCGGGAACCAGTACCGGTGGAATCCTGACCTGTCTGTTACTGTGTCCCTCTGAAGAAGACCATACCCGACCCCGGTTTTCGGCCAGGGCCGCACTGGATTTATACCTGGAGCATGGGCGTGAGATTTTTAAAATGAGTTTTTTTAAACGTGTCCGGGCCAAATTCGGACTTGCAGGCGAACGCTATAACAGTGCAATTTTTGAGGGTGTATTGAAAACCTATTTTGGCGATACCCGGCTTAGTGAGCTCATCAAGCCCTGTATCATCAGCGCCTATAATATCGAACTGCGGAAAACACATTTTTTCAGGCAGCAGAATGCCATTGCAAGGGGCGAGATCCGCGATTTTTACCTGAGGGATGTTTGCCGGGCCACCTCAGCAGCGCCCACCTATTTTAGTGTGGCCGAAATTCACTCTCTGGCCAATGTGCGTTATCCATTGCTGGATGGTGGGGTATTTGCCACCAACCCTGCATTGAGTGGCCTGATTGAGGTAACCAAGGCTTTCAATCAAACCCGCATCAACGATATTTTTTTAGCATCGCTGGGAACCGGGCGGTCCAGACGGTCGTATGATTATGACCATTTTAAAAAAAGCAGTGCCATGGCTATTGTACCTGCCATATTAGATATTATGATGAGTGGAGTGGCTGAAACCAGCGATTTCTTTTTGCAGCAGCTGTTCAATTCGGCCGGCAGAAGTGAAAACTATATCCGTATAGAACCGAATAGCCTGGAAAGCATCCAGGAAGGTTTGGGCGCTGCAAGCCCCTCCAACATCGAAAAACTGGTGGCTCTGGGCGACCGCACTATTAGTGAAAACGAAGCCCATTTAACAAAATTGGTCAGGTTGCTGATAGAAGAACAAAAACATTCGTCAAATAAAAAAACATGGGATTTTTTAAAGGCCGTTAGGTCGCTGGGCTCTTTGTAG
- a CDS encoding glycosyl hydrolase family 28-related protein yields the protein MKHLIALFFIFIMGTTLPALAIKENKNKSGTEIAISKMATHVAAITDNTLVMVTGSTYLFTVDTPEDKGLVSTGIGAKQLAGQLVSKDGSIQKYTVSDKNGVLKTDGALANGDQLMVTAEDGKTTKTYQIILKSMAVAAQLYLQQQSITANTGTDLTLYFSAGQRSPNTSVQLFLPAGINVTLQNTTVNVIGRGDVKLKDLASQSIGRVGGAYPYTKVGTVSISKGSNGGSVITFSQLDLRPANGPDLKLTIQNVALSKVGNYAFSATYTTAQPEVLTSAATGSACAGLTVTSTVSDLERVLNKDLRYQETPDLYTKVNLKWGTNSNIKSVGLMQSADNGKTWKTATALIDVKSATAMVSALLPKKMYLFKLSVKDGPNKGFSNVLKFYSGKMDIKSFNVKGDGNTDDTETINEAIATLNKMGGGTLLFSAGVYQVRTVHLKSNVYLFVDKKAVIKAIKGADAPEATWFSDKKYRSGLSPTDAGPYADPENYMTKQDVGHHYFRNTMFFGERLDNVKIIGNGLITGNGNLVNSDKVMSNAPDNRADKMFTLKLCTNLEIGGVYRAEDLWYDPKTDEPYYIGKDGSTITDIDNMLRIDRGGHFVLLATGTDNIHVHNTYLGKENQGNARDIYDFMACNNVTATNIYSKVSSDDIIKPGSDCSLGFTRPARNYKVRNIIGDTNCNLFQIGSETADDIKDICVDNIYVLGANKAGFSISTNDGAHISDIHLNCGHTGKLHSRSKMYRSRAPFFISISNRARILGATVGRYVFTENGVKHDELLAQNVNIGKVENIILNGIDIFEVYGGSSYGEKNGRWKAYDGKQDKASPIIAGYKLPDTETVTGGLDFKLPNGQHTGYIKNIEFNDVHVLVKGGNPASDTTNLAPELGVGQYNVANLKVQPSYGIWARHVNGLTLKNSSFNYEKRDSRYALFFDDVLGADLSSLKMVQAKDNDVVLKLRNSSAINVNNLSYFKDEWGVSPVQLPDFKQTGMSSAGFPKASPAKF from the coding sequence ATGAAACATCTGATAGCTTTATTCTTTATTTTTATAATGGGTACCACCCTGCCAGCTCTGGCTATAAAGGAGAATAAAAATAAATCAGGCACTGAAATAGCCATCAGCAAAATGGCCACCCACGTAGCTGCCATTACCGACAATACCCTTGTGATGGTTACCGGAAGTACTTATTTGTTTACTGTAGATACTCCGGAGGATAAAGGTTTGGTTTCGACAGGCATTGGAGCTAAACAGCTGGCCGGGCAGCTGGTTTCAAAAGACGGCTCCATCCAAAAATATACGGTAAGCGATAAAAACGGAGTACTAAAAACAGATGGTGCATTAGCAAATGGAGACCAGCTAATGGTTACTGCTGAGGACGGAAAAACCACCAAAACTTATCAGATTATATTAAAATCAATGGCTGTTGCCGCACAGCTTTACCTACAGCAGCAAAGTATAACGGCAAACACGGGGACTGATTTGACCCTGTATTTTAGTGCCGGCCAGCGCAGTCCAAATACCAGTGTTCAGCTGTTTTTACCTGCCGGCATTAACGTTACCCTTCAAAATACAACAGTAAATGTGATAGGACGTGGAGATGTCAAATTAAAAGACCTGGCCAGCCAATCCATTGGACGGGTGGGTGGGGCTTATCCCTATACTAAAGTGGGCACGGTATCGATATCAAAAGGCAGCAATGGCGGCTCTGTAATTACCTTCAGTCAGCTTGATCTGAGGCCCGCAAACGGGCCTGACCTTAAACTGACCATTCAAAATGTCGCTCTAAGCAAAGTAGGCAACTATGCTTTCAGTGCAACTTACACGACGGCCCAACCGGAAGTACTAACCAGCGCTGCTACAGGATCGGCTTGTGCCGGGCTGACCGTGACCAGTACCGTTTCGGATCTGGAAAGAGTATTAAATAAGGACCTTCGGTATCAGGAAACTCCTGATCTGTACACCAAAGTAAACCTTAAATGGGGCACAAACAGCAACATCAAAAGTGTTGGCCTAATGCAGTCGGCCGATAATGGCAAGACCTGGAAGACCGCCACCGCATTGATTGATGTTAAAAGTGCTACCGCCATGGTATCGGCATTGTTGCCGAAAAAAATGTACTTGTTTAAGCTCAGCGTTAAAGATGGACCAAATAAGGGCTTCTCTAATGTCCTGAAGTTTTATTCAGGAAAAATGGACATCAAAAGCTTCAACGTAAAAGGGGACGGCAATACGGATGATACCGAAACTATAAATGAGGCTATTGCAACTTTAAATAAAATGGGTGGAGGTACTTTGTTGTTTAGTGCCGGGGTATATCAGGTTCGGACTGTACATCTTAAAAGCAATGTTTACCTCTTTGTAGATAAAAAAGCGGTCATTAAAGCCATTAAGGGCGCCGACGCACCAGAGGCCACCTGGTTTAGCGACAAAAAGTACCGCTCCGGGCTCTCTCCTACCGATGCAGGCCCTTATGCTGACCCGGAAAATTATATGACCAAACAGGATGTTGGTCATCATTATTTTAGGAACACCATGTTTTTTGGAGAAAGGCTGGACAATGTAAAGATTATTGGCAATGGGCTGATTACCGGCAATGGCAACCTGGTAAACAGCGATAAGGTGATGAGCAATGCACCGGATAACCGTGCCGACAAGATGTTTACCTTGAAACTGTGCACCAACCTGGAGATTGGCGGAGTTTATCGCGCCGAAGACCTGTGGTATGACCCGAAAACTGACGAGCCTTATTACATTGGAAAGGACGGATCTACCATAACAGATATAGACAACATGTTGAGAATTGATCGCGGCGGGCATTTTGTGTTACTGGCCACAGGTACCGACAACATTCATGTACACAATACCTATCTGGGCAAAGAGAATCAGGGCAATGCCCGCGACATTTACGATTTTATGGCCTGTAATAATGTTACCGCCACAAATATTTATTCGAAAGTAAGCTCCGATGACATTATAAAGCCAGGATCTGATTGTTCACTGGGGTTTACCCGCCCCGCGCGCAATTACAAAGTCAGAAATATTATTGGCGATACCAATTGTAATCTTTTCCAGATTGGATCGGAAACGGCAGATGACATTAAGGACATCTGTGTAGATAACATCTATGTGCTGGGAGCAAACAAGGCAGGGTTCTCTATTTCAACAAATGACGGGGCACACATCAGCGACATTCATTTAAATTGCGGGCATACCGGGAAACTCCACTCCAGGTCGAAAATGTACCGCAGTAGGGCCCCTTTCTTTATTTCTATTTCCAACAGGGCAAGAATTCTGGGGGCAACCGTTGGCCGCTATGTCTTTACCGAAAATGGGGTAAAACATGATGAATTATTGGCTCAGAATGTCAATATTGGCAAAGTAGAAAACATCATACTCAACGGAATAGATATATTTGAAGTGTATGGTGGAAGTTCATATGGCGAAAAAAATGGCCGATGGAAAGCATATGATGGCAAACAGGATAAAGCTAGTCCGATTATTGCGGGCTATAAGCTCCCAGATACGGAAACGGTAACCGGCGGTCTGGATTTTAAACTGCCAAACGGCCAACATACGGGTTACATCAAAAATATTGAATTTAATGATGTACATGTATTGGTTAAGGGTGGTAATCCGGCATCAGACACCACCAATCTGGCTCCAGAACTGGGTGTAGGCCAATACAATGTGGCCAACCTCAAAGTACAACCCTCCTATGGCATCTGGGCCAGGCACGTTAATGGCCTGACCTTAAAAAACAGCTCCTTTAATTATGAAAAACGAGACAGCAGGTATGCTTTGTTTTTTGATGATGTACTGGGTGCAGATTTGTCTTCGTTAAAAATGGTACAGGCTAAGGACAACGATGTGGTGTTGAAACTCAGAAATTCATCGGCTATCAACGTCAACAATCTAAGTTATTTTAAAGATGAATGGGGTGTTTCGCCAGTTCAACTGCCCGATTTTAAACAAACAGGAATGAGTTCGGCAGGGTTCCCGAAAGCTAGCCCTGCAAAGTTTTAA
- a CDS encoding sigma-54 dependent transcriptional regulator yields MAKILIIEDDSTFSQVLEGFLTKYGHEPHIVNDVKKALGKTDHENFELLLIDYRLPDGTGLDILSHVREKGSMQPAIIMTSFNDVRTAVKSIQLGAFDYITKPVNPDELLMLINNALDKKETGKAGHSVEHTDAIKGKSSIADKLYEHIALVAPTDMSVIIQGESGTGKEYAARTLHMQSKRHNKPFVAIDCGALSKDLAASELFGHAKGAFTGALAEKKGQFEAANGGTLFLDEVGNLSYEVQVKMLRALQERIIQPLGSTKTIPVDVRIIAATNDDLKTSVANGSFREDLYHRLNEFKILLPALRERGKDIELFIHHFVNLSNRELGRNVQHISAQAKTLLLTYDWPGNLRELKNVIKRMVLLTPDDTADVASLPEEMIISINQAPKLNTSDLKAINEVNEKAMIIETLMKVKYNKSKAAKLLNIDRKTLYSKMERYDIE; encoded by the coding sequence ATGGCAAAAATACTCATCATTGAAGACGACTCAACTTTTTCGCAGGTACTTGAAGGCTTTCTAACAAAATATGGCCATGAACCCCATATTGTAAATGATGTGAAAAAAGCCCTTGGCAAAACCGACCATGAAAATTTTGAATTGTTGCTGATTGATTATCGTTTACCCGACGGAACCGGATTAGACATTCTTTCGCATGTGCGCGAAAAAGGTTCTATGCAACCTGCTATCATCATGACCAGCTTTAATGATGTGCGCACCGCTGTAAAGTCTATACAATTGGGCGCATTTGATTATATCACCAAACCAGTTAACCCTGATGAATTGTTGATGCTTATCAACAATGCCCTCGATAAAAAAGAAACCGGCAAAGCGGGCCATTCAGTAGAACATACTGATGCTATAAAGGGAAAAAGTTCTATTGCCGATAAACTTTATGAACACATTGCATTGGTAGCACCCACCGACATGTCGGTTATTATACAAGGCGAAAGCGGTACCGGTAAAGAGTATGCTGCCCGCACCCTGCATATGCAAAGTAAACGCCACAACAAACCTTTTGTAGCCATAGATTGTGGGGCGCTATCAAAAGACCTTGCCGCCAGCGAGCTGTTTGGCCATGCAAAAGGAGCTTTTACAGGTGCGCTGGCCGAGAAAAAAGGGCAATTTGAAGCAGCCAATGGTGGCACACTTTTTTTGGACGAAGTAGGCAATTTAAGCTACGAAGTTCAGGTAAAAATGTTACGGGCCCTTCAGGAAAGGATTATTCAACCTTTGGGAAGTACCAAAACCATTCCGGTTGACGTAAGGATTATTGCGGCTACAAATGATGATTTGAAAACCAGCGTAGCCAATGGTTCGTTCCGGGAGGACCTTTATCACCGTTTGAATGAATTTAAAATATTATTACCCGCCCTGAGAGAAAGAGGTAAGGATATAGAATTGTTTATCCATCATTTTGTAAATCTATCCAACCGCGAGCTAGGCAGAAACGTACAGCATATTTCGGCCCAGGCCAAAACACTTTTGCTGACATACGATTGGCCGGGCAATCTGCGCGAGCTTAAAAATGTGATCAAAAGAATGGTACTACTTACACCAGACGATACTGCAGATGTAGCTTCACTTCCTGAAGAAATGATCATTTCCATTAATCAGGCACCAAAATTAAATACATCTGACCTGAAGGCAATTAATGAGGTGAATGAGAAGGCTATGATCATTGAGACGCTGATGAAGGTAAAATACAACAAATCGAAAGCTGCGAAACTTCTAAATATTGACCGAAAAACGTTGTACAGTAAAATGGAACGCTATGATATTGAGTAA